In the genome of Xanthomonas translucens pv. cerealis, one region contains:
- a CDS encoding outer membrane protein assembly factor BamB family protein, with the protein MNRHYAHRKLSVLWLALAPGLMLATAASAQSASTAPAQTPNDSEASASPQGGSYGDNASSRPTTGDGAALGGGAPYATRNGWENAGGGYLNTRFAPAEWQITPFNAARLKTAWTFTTQGDVSATPTVQGSALYVPDWGGQLYRIDTALGKAVWKVKLSDYTGNAASLSRNSPAIARDSILVGDQASGTVVAIDKNTGKLLWKTLVEANAQARITASPVVYGDRVYVGVSSGDWGGLTPAYKFSFRGSVVALDLKTGKLLWRFQTAPEGYTGASVWGTLAIDPQRQRVYATTGNNYSVPLNVASCVKNANGDTTAQLACLAPDDYVDSVLALDMRSGKPVWTRRLQGADAWSLSCLVAPTNGVCQEPQGPDYDFSGGGANLFTAIRNGKPQALVGAGQKSGVYWAFDADSGRTVWSTQVGPGGTAGGIEWGSSVDPLKSRVYVAINNSNHTSYTLAPGNTETWNAGSWAALDAASGKILWQVKVPGVDPVQTAFGAGGRGPLASSPGLVYAGSMSGAMTVLDAATGKTLWSFDAGGSISSAPAVVDGAVYWGAGYSRFNFGTGIHKLYKFVPATSRGR; encoded by the coding sequence ATGAACAGGCATTACGCGCACCGGAAACTTTCTGTGCTGTGGCTGGCGTTGGCTCCCGGATTGATGCTCGCCACGGCGGCGTCGGCGCAATCCGCAAGCACTGCCCCGGCGCAAACTCCGAACGACAGCGAAGCGTCCGCCAGCCCGCAGGGCGGCAGCTACGGCGACAACGCAAGCTCGCGGCCCACCACTGGCGATGGCGCCGCGCTCGGCGGCGGCGCGCCATACGCCACCCGCAACGGTTGGGAAAACGCCGGTGGCGGCTATCTCAATACGCGCTTCGCCCCAGCCGAGTGGCAGATCACCCCGTTCAACGCGGCGCGGCTGAAGACCGCATGGACATTCACCACCCAGGGCGACGTGTCCGCCACGCCGACCGTGCAGGGCAGCGCGCTATACGTGCCAGACTGGGGCGGCCAGCTGTATCGCATCGACACCGCGCTGGGCAAGGCGGTGTGGAAGGTGAAATTGTCCGATTACACCGGCAATGCCGCCTCGCTGTCGCGCAACAGCCCGGCGATCGCGCGCGACAGCATCCTGGTCGGCGACCAGGCCAGCGGCACGGTCGTGGCGATCGACAAGAACACCGGCAAGCTGCTGTGGAAGACCCTGGTCGAAGCCAATGCGCAGGCGCGTATCACCGCCTCGCCGGTGGTGTACGGCGATCGCGTCTACGTGGGTGTGTCCTCCGGCGACTGGGGCGGACTGACGCCTGCTTACAAATTCTCCTTTCGCGGCAGCGTGGTCGCGCTGGACCTGAAGACCGGCAAGCTGCTGTGGCGTTTCCAGACCGCGCCGGAAGGCTATACCGGCGCCTCGGTGTGGGGGACGCTGGCGATCGACCCGCAACGGCAGCGCGTCTATGCCACCACCGGCAACAACTATTCGGTACCGCTTAACGTCGCCAGCTGCGTCAAGAACGCCAACGGCGACACGACCGCGCAGCTGGCCTGCCTGGCACCGGACGACTACGTGGACTCGGTGCTGGCGCTGGACATGCGCAGCGGCAAGCCGGTGTGGACGCGCCGCCTGCAGGGCGCCGATGCCTGGTCGCTGTCGTGCCTGGTCGCGCCGACCAACGGCGTGTGCCAGGAACCGCAGGGGCCGGACTACGACTTCAGCGGCGGCGGCGCCAACCTGTTCACCGCGATCCGCAACGGCAAGCCGCAGGCCCTGGTCGGCGCCGGGCAGAAGAGCGGCGTGTACTGGGCGTTCGATGCCGACAGCGGACGCACCGTGTGGTCTACCCAGGTCGGTCCGGGCGGCACCGCCGGCGGCATCGAGTGGGGTTCGTCGGTGGATCCGCTCAAATCGCGCGTGTACGTGGCCATCAACAACAGCAACCACACCAGCTACACCCTCGCTCCCGGCAATACCGAGACTTGGAACGCCGGGTCGTGGGCGGCGCTGGATGCGGCCAGCGGCAAGATCCTGTGGCAGGTGAAGGTGCCGGGCGTCGATCCGGTCCAGACCGCATTCGGCGCCGGCGGCCGCGGCCCGCTCGCATCCTCGCCCGGCCTGGTCTATGCGGGCTCGATGTCCGGCGCGATGACGGTGCTAGACGCCGCGACTGGCAAAACCCTGTGGAGCTTCGATGCCGGCGGTTCGATATCGAGCGCGCCGGCGGTGGTGGACGGTGCGGTGTACTGGGGCGCGGGCTATAGCCGCTTCAATTTCGGCACCGGCATCCACAAGCTGTACAAGTTCGTCCCGGCCACCTCGCGCGGCCGCTGA
- a CDS encoding FadR/GntR family transcriptional regulator, translated as MKPHDLGKGGRQFGSTTLSSQLLDALGRDVVAGIYGLQSFPTEAEISSAYATSRSVTREAIKMLTAKGLLSARPRSGIVVRPEQTWSLLDPDVLRWMLERKFSHSLLRSFTEMRQGIEPMAAKLAAQQGNAEAIGKIEHALQRMIAAERGEDDHLSSDVAFHVAILDATGNPFYMQFHELVNTALSFSIQFTNRIRGHTASIPAHRGVLQAIKSGDADKAQAAMFSIIHDVLTLIAGEESRDAKKKPT; from the coding sequence ATGAAACCGCACGATCTGGGCAAGGGAGGGCGACAGTTCGGAAGCACCACGCTCAGCTCGCAATTGCTCGATGCGCTGGGGCGCGATGTCGTGGCCGGCATCTACGGTTTGCAGAGTTTCCCCACCGAGGCGGAGATCTCCTCGGCGTATGCCACCAGCCGTAGCGTCACCCGCGAGGCGATCAAGATGCTGACCGCCAAGGGCCTGCTTTCCGCCCGCCCGCGCAGCGGCATCGTGGTCCGGCCCGAGCAGACCTGGAGCCTGCTCGATCCGGACGTATTGCGCTGGATGCTGGAACGCAAGTTCTCGCACAGCCTGCTGCGTTCGTTCACCGAAATGCGCCAGGGCATCGAGCCGATGGCGGCCAAGCTCGCCGCGCAGCAGGGCAATGCCGAGGCGATCGGCAAGATCGAGCACGCGCTGCAACGCATGATCGCGGCCGAGCGCGGCGAAGACGATCACCTGTCCTCGGACGTGGCCTTCCATGTCGCGATCCTCGACGCGACCGGCAATCCGTTCTACATGCAATTCCACGAGCTGGTGAACACCGCATTGAGTTTTTCGATCCAGTTCACCAACCGCATCCGCGGGCATACCGCAAGCATCCCGGCACACCGCGGTGTGCTGCAGGCGATCAAGAGCGGCGATGCAGACAAGGCGCAGGCGGCGATGTTCAGCATCATCCACGATGTGCTGACGTTGATTGCCGGCGAAGAAAGCCGGGACGCGAAAAAAAAGCCGACGTAA
- a CDS encoding glycoside hydrolase family 2 TIM barrel-domain containing protein, whose product MRQRLLANASVLLLLGLHMATAWAGDAPRPEWERPEINEIDRLPARATSFPYESVALARAGRIADSRYHLSLNGDWRFMFSPTPEQRPAQFYRDDYDVSAWKTIPVPSDWQAQGYGQPLYNNIDYPFPANQPFIAHAINSVGSYRREFEVPQGWDGRRVLLHIGAAGAAYYVWVNGQRVGYSEDSKLPAEFDVTAQLRPGRNSVAIEVYRWSDGSYLEDQDFWRVSGIERDVYLLATPQTWLRDFFARATLDARYVGGVLDVDVGLLHAAKGTRVTATLLDGDTPVLVRQATVTAARQEAALTLSGAIGKVRAWSAETPNLYTLLLEVHDADAHLLQASTSRIGFRTVEVKDGLVKVNGKPVKIRGVNRHEHDPQTFHVISEASMRRDIALMKQNNINAVRTSHYPNAELWYALADEYGLYVMDEANIESHAYMQAGNEGMRPREKVQLGYDPTWELAHLQRVQRMFERDKNHPSVIFWSLGNEAGIGPNFEKAAHWLHARDTTRLVSYLGWGTLYAQHAPNAYADIYAPMYDSVARIVDYATSTDDAPKPLIMCEYAHAMGNSLGDLKAYWDAIYAHDRLQGGFIWDWVDQSMLLKTADGRPYWGYGADYGPNPSGQSAIEFGDGLLQSDRTANPHLHELAKVYGPIQFEAIDADRGRFLVRNRHAFIDLSGFAFDWQIRQDGRVVQEGRAPDLAIAAGAAGELQLVLPAFKKQAGAEYLISVRAHARAGTIPLVPAGHVVAWEQFALASPPAPAVPRADGAAVVLRETAGELSLRAAGAELRIGRGTGLVARYAYRGQELLQGGAPNFWRAPTDNDIGTGLYATHLVWKTLSETRRVRSVVASKRDDGSARIDVGFDLGGDGATADVRYDVAYLMARDGSVQVTAHFDPRYVGLPDPLRVGLAFTMPSRFVDLAWYGRGPHETYADRYGSGEIALYAGKIAEQHHDYIRPQETGNKVGVRWLRLAPAQGAALTVSGSTPLSVNALAFPYSDLERRPVGSAHSSDLRAHGRVSLLIDQRQIGLGGDDQWSKWGQPHAAYRIALQPASYQFRLQPAATPDSLAEQAAPGRDE is encoded by the coding sequence GTGCGACAACGACTCCTGGCCAACGCAAGCGTCTTGCTGCTGCTCGGTTTGCACATGGCCACGGCTTGGGCCGGCGACGCCCCGCGACCGGAGTGGGAGCGCCCGGAGATCAACGAGATCGACCGGCTGCCGGCGCGGGCCACGTCCTTCCCGTACGAATCGGTGGCACTGGCCAGGGCCGGCCGGATCGCCGACTCGCGTTACCACCTCTCGCTCAACGGCGATTGGCGCTTCATGTTCTCGCCCACGCCGGAGCAGCGCCCGGCGCAGTTCTACCGCGACGATTACGACGTGTCGGCTTGGAAGACCATTCCGGTGCCGTCCGACTGGCAGGCGCAGGGCTACGGGCAGCCGCTGTACAACAACATCGACTACCCATTCCCGGCCAACCAGCCGTTCATCGCCCACGCCATCAACAGCGTCGGCTCCTACCGGCGGGAGTTCGAGGTGCCGCAAGGCTGGGACGGGCGCCGGGTACTGCTGCACATCGGTGCGGCCGGCGCGGCCTATTACGTCTGGGTCAACGGACAGCGGGTCGGCTACAGCGAGGATTCCAAGCTGCCGGCCGAATTCGACGTGACTGCGCAGCTGCGTCCGGGCCGCAACTCGGTCGCCATCGAGGTCTATCGCTGGTCCGATGGCAGCTATCTGGAAGACCAGGATTTCTGGCGGGTCAGCGGCATCGAGCGCGATGTCTATCTGCTGGCCACGCCGCAGACCTGGCTGCGCGATTTCTTCGCCCGCGCCACGCTGGATGCGCGCTATGTCGGCGGCGTGCTGGATGTCGATGTCGGCCTGCTGCATGCGGCCAAGGGCACGCGGGTCACCGCCACGCTGCTCGACGGCGACACGCCGGTGCTGGTACGGCAGGCGACGGTGACGGCGGCCAGGCAAGAGGCGGCGCTGACCCTGTCCGGGGCGATCGGCAAGGTGCGTGCGTGGAGCGCGGAAACGCCGAATCTTTACACCTTGCTGCTGGAGGTTCACGACGCCGACGCGCACCTGCTCCAGGCCAGCACCAGCCGCATCGGCTTCCGCACCGTCGAGGTCAAGGACGGGCTGGTCAAGGTCAACGGCAAGCCGGTCAAGATCCGCGGCGTGAACCGGCACGAGCACGATCCGCAGACCTTCCACGTGATCTCCGAAGCCTCGATGCGGCGCGACATCGCGTTGATGAAGCAGAACAACATCAACGCCGTGCGCACCTCGCACTATCCGAACGCGGAGCTGTGGTACGCCCTGGCCGACGAATACGGCCTGTACGTAATGGACGAGGCGAACATCGAATCGCATGCCTACATGCAGGCAGGCAACGAGGGCATGCGCCCGCGCGAGAAGGTGCAGCTCGGCTACGACCCGACATGGGAACTGGCGCACCTGCAGCGGGTGCAGCGGATGTTCGAGCGCGACAAGAACCATCCGTCGGTCATCTTTTGGTCGCTGGGCAACGAGGCCGGCATCGGCCCGAATTTCGAGAAGGCCGCGCACTGGCTGCACGCGCGCGACACGACGCGCCTGGTGAGCTACCTGGGCTGGGGCACGCTGTATGCGCAGCACGCGCCCAATGCCTATGCCGACATCTACGCGCCGATGTACGACTCGGTGGCGCGCATCGTCGATTACGCGACGAGCACGGACGATGCGCCAAAGCCGCTGATCATGTGCGAGTACGCGCATGCGATGGGCAACAGCCTGGGCGATCTGAAAGCCTATTGGGACGCCATCTATGCGCACGACCGCCTGCAGGGTGGCTTCATCTGGGACTGGGTGGATCAGAGCATGCTGCTGAAGACCGCCGACGGCCGGCCGTACTGGGGCTATGGCGCCGACTACGGGCCGAACCCCTCGGGCCAGAGCGCGATCGAGTTCGGCGACGGCCTGCTGCAATCGGACCGCACCGCGAACCCGCACCTGCACGAGCTGGCCAAGGTCTACGGCCCGATCCAGTTCGAAGCCATCGACGCCGATCGCGGGCGCTTCCTGGTGCGCAACCGGCATGCCTTCATCGACTTGTCGGGCTTCGCTTTCGACTGGCAGATCCGTCAGGACGGGCGGGTGGTGCAGGAGGGCCGCGCGCCGGATCTGGCGATCGCCGCCGGCGCGGCCGGCGAGCTGCAGCTGGTCCTGCCCGCATTCAAGAAACAGGCCGGCGCCGAGTACCTGATCAGCGTGCGTGCGCATGCGCGCGCCGGCACGATCCCGCTGGTGCCTGCCGGCCATGTGGTGGCCTGGGAGCAGTTCGCGCTGGCCTCGCCGCCGGCGCCCGCGGTGCCGCGCGCGGACGGCGCCGCGGTCGTGCTGCGCGAAACGGCCGGCGAGCTGAGCCTGCGCGCGGCGGGTGCGGAACTGCGCATCGGCCGCGGCACCGGTCTGGTCGCGCGCTATGCCTACCGCGGCCAGGAATTGCTGCAGGGCGGTGCGCCCAACTTCTGGCGCGCGCCGACCGACAACGACATCGGCACCGGCCTGTATGCGACGCATCTGGTGTGGAAGACCTTGTCGGAAACGCGCCGGGTCCGTTCCGTCGTCGCCAGCAAGCGCGATGACGGCAGTGCCAGGATCGACGTCGGTTTCGATCTCGGCGGCGACGGTGCGACGGCCGACGTGCGCTACGACGTGGCCTACCTGATGGCGCGCGACGGATCGGTGCAGGTCACCGCGCACTTCGACCCGCGCTATGTCGGCCTGCCGGATCCGTTGCGCGTCGGGCTGGCGTTCACCATGCCCAGCCGGTTCGTCGACCTGGCCTGGTATGGCCGCGGGCCGCACGAGACCTATGCCGATCGCTACGGCAGTGGCGAGATCGCGCTCTATGCGGGCAAGATCGCCGAGCAGCACCACGATTACATCCGCCCGCAGGAAACCGGCAACAAGGTCGGCGTGCGCTGGCTGCGGCTGGCGCCGGCGCAGGGCGCGGCGCTGACGGTGAGCGGGTCCACGCCGTTGTCGGTCAATGCGCTTGCGTTCCCGTATTCCGACCTGGAGCGCAGGCCGGTCGGTAGCGCGCACAGTTCCGATCTGCGTGCCCATGGCCGGGTGTCGTTGCTGATCGACCAGCGCCAGATCGGCCTGGGCGGCGACGACCAGTGGAGCAAATGGGGCCAGCCGCACGCGGCGTATCGCATCGCGCTGCAGCCGGCGAGCTACCAGTTCCGCCTGCAGCCGGCCGCGACGCCGGACAGCCTTGCCGAGCAGGCGGCGCCCGGGCGCGACGAATGA
- a CDS encoding glycoside hydrolase produces MSSPVHHRLRMPGAWRALLRRRWLGGIAVAMLALPCLGAPRCDADAPVSVTLHADLQSPQTRFEGFGTALAWFANVTGAYPDPLRNQLADLLYDRDGLGWVIARYNIGGGNATDTPPSLRPGAAISGFWRQPAGASGKDWWRADNPTLWDWSADQGQRWWLNAIRARVPADLRIFEAFSNSPPWFMTVSGRVSGAEHGLDDNLRPGQEAAFAAYLARVVDELQRRHGIAFRTLSPVNEPGTPYWFAGNTQEGAHWSVPAQERILQASDRALRARGLRTRVAAMDETSALGFIHNWSGYADATKAVLGQLNVHSYDSTGQTGMRDIAAASGMRLWMSENDLAPPKVAQDADDMRPALALAEQMVLDLKRLQPSAWVFWQAIENSAADKPGAADHWGLIRMDLSTAAAAEHPFQVTRKYWAMANFSRYLRPRMRLLQVDDADTVAALSADGRELVFVHVNAGLVARRLAIAPQTLGAGAWSQQVVVTSAALRAETACRRAAAPGAQAALAPPQSVVSVVLRKQ; encoded by the coding sequence ATGAGTAGCCCCGTACATCATCGCCTGCGCATGCCGGGCGCGTGGCGTGCGCTGCTGCGACGCCGATGGCTTGGTGGCATCGCGGTCGCGATGCTGGCGTTGCCTTGCCTGGGCGCGCCGCGGTGCGATGCCGATGCGCCGGTCAGCGTCACCTTGCACGCGGATCTGCAATCGCCGCAGACCCGCTTCGAGGGCTTCGGCACGGCCCTGGCCTGGTTCGCCAACGTGACCGGCGCCTATCCGGATCCGCTGCGCAACCAACTGGCCGACCTGCTCTACGACCGCGACGGCCTGGGCTGGGTGATCGCCCGTTACAACATCGGCGGCGGCAATGCGACCGACACGCCGCCGTCTCTGCGCCCCGGTGCGGCGATATCGGGGTTCTGGCGGCAGCCAGCGGGCGCATCTGGCAAGGACTGGTGGCGTGCGGACAATCCGACGCTGTGGGACTGGTCGGCCGACCAGGGCCAGCGCTGGTGGCTGAACGCGATCCGCGCGCGGGTGCCTGCGGATCTGCGCATCTTCGAGGCGTTCTCCAACTCGCCGCCGTGGTTCATGACCGTGAGCGGGCGTGTCTCCGGCGCCGAGCATGGGCTGGACGACAATCTGCGGCCCGGGCAGGAAGCGGCATTCGCGGCGTATCTGGCACGGGTGGTGGACGAACTGCAGCGTCGCCACGGCATCGCCTTCCGCACGCTGTCGCCGGTCAACGAACCGGGCACGCCCTACTGGTTCGCCGGCAACACCCAGGAAGGCGCGCACTGGAGCGTGCCGGCGCAGGAACGCATCCTCCAGGCCAGCGACCGCGCGCTGCGCGCGCGCGGCTTGCGCACCCGGGTCGCGGCGATGGACGAAACCAGCGCGCTGGGCTTCATCCACAACTGGTCCGGCTATGCGGATGCCACCAAGGCGGTGCTGGGCCAGCTCAACGTGCACAGTTACGACAGCACCGGGCAGACCGGCATGCGCGATATCGCCGCCGCCAGCGGCATGCGCCTGTGGATGTCGGAAAACGACCTGGCGCCGCCCAAGGTGGCGCAAGACGCGGACGATATGCGCCCGGCGTTGGCGCTGGCCGAGCAAATGGTGCTGGACCTCAAGCGCCTGCAGCCGTCGGCGTGGGTGTTCTGGCAGGCGATCGAGAACTCCGCGGCCGACAAGCCCGGTGCCGCTGACCATTGGGGCCTGATCCGGATGGACCTGAGCACCGCGGCGGCGGCGGAGCATCCGTTCCAGGTGACCCGCAAGTACTGGGCCATGGCCAATTTCAGCCGCTATCTGCGGCCGCGCATGCGCCTGCTGCAGGTGGACGATGCGGATACGGTGGCGGCGCTGTCGGCGGATGGGCGAGAACTGGTGTTCGTGCACGTCAACGCCGGGCTGGTGGCGCGGCGGCTGGCGATCGCGCCGCAGACGCTGGGCGCCGGCGCGTGGTCGCAACAGGTGGTGGTCACCTCGGCCGCGCTGCGCGCCGAAACCGCGTGCCGCCGCGCGGCCGCGCCCGGTGCGCAAGCGGCGCTGGCGCCGCCGCAGTCGGTGGTCAGCGTGGTCTTGCGCAAACAATGA
- a CDS encoding TonB-dependent receptor, which yields MLTPVLAWGQAKPATAAEQSAQDGAAQPASGDVKTLDSVVVTGVRESLRSAQAIKQDATQIVDSVQAQDIGKLPDANTVEALQRITGVQIQRRYGEGATDFDHRTQPAVTVRGLTQVRNFLDGRDTFSASGGRTLDLEGIPPELLSGIDVYKNPPANLIEGGVGGVVNLRTRLPFDAPGRVISGTAKGNYYDRADKTGGAASGLYSDRFNTDLGEVGVLFNVGYGRSSYRQDGILTGPFVAVPDGIIAGAPSNAQIPSGFQIYDDGGDRKRLGTAAALQWKPSDTVLVTGQLLRTTYDFYRQGKYFYQANRREAASPLAGADFTFDKNGYATSGALDNQMFESARYDQDLTSTNSNYSVNLRWNPSEKLAVTFDAQYLTSTYDADRNGFVVSLYDRASEDSSTALNRSIADFDLRGGNPRFNVRDPALLSDPNNYAASYIADALTRNDADQLALQSDLEYFTEGGFFTKLSAGVRYADSSIDLRGTWNAACLGVDGPDPDCATRLVYPSVSAHPEMVRNGPSPDFFDGKTLTGGVLYPEFARGSGLFDRTTRTEAMFGFAPQTAFKPSDLNHQTEKTWAGYVTADYDTDLAGLRLDGNVGVRLLKTTTGSDGAVFVDGGGSTPLSVERTYNDVLPSFNLRAHLSDTLQARLAYSQLIARPNFDQMSTNVSLGASNQLNPVTGRPGGSSGNPFLRPVQSDNYDATLEWYFAPAGSLTAGVFYKKVDGFLASGTVVRNYNGLDYDISTSLNTGNGTIRGAEFAYQQFYDFLPGWLSGLGFQFNYTYVDSSVSNPFATAGSDIPAMVPLEKLSKHSYNAVALYEKGRYTARLAWSWRGEYLDTTQGSGANGIPQYQKPYASLDASVSYNVNDHVALSFDAVNLNNRMNEVYIGTASAPLRYELNDRRYGFSARITY from the coding sequence ATGCTGACCCCGGTGCTGGCGTGGGGACAAGCCAAGCCCGCCACCGCGGCCGAGCAGAGCGCGCAGGATGGCGCTGCGCAGCCGGCCAGCGGCGACGTCAAGACGCTGGATAGCGTCGTGGTCACTGGCGTGCGCGAAAGCCTGCGCTCGGCGCAGGCGATCAAGCAGGACGCGACGCAGATCGTGGATTCGGTGCAGGCCCAGGACATCGGCAAGCTGCCGGATGCGAACACGGTGGAAGCGCTGCAGCGCATCACCGGCGTGCAGATCCAGCGCCGTTACGGCGAGGGCGCCACCGATTTCGATCACCGCACGCAGCCGGCCGTGACCGTGCGCGGCTTGACCCAGGTGCGCAATTTCCTGGACGGCCGCGATACGTTCTCCGCGTCCGGCGGCCGCACCCTCGACCTGGAAGGCATTCCACCGGAACTGCTGTCCGGGATCGACGTCTACAAGAATCCGCCAGCGAACCTCATCGAAGGCGGCGTCGGCGGCGTGGTGAACCTGCGCACCCGCTTGCCGTTCGACGCGCCCGGCCGGGTCATCAGCGGCACCGCCAAAGGCAACTACTACGACCGCGCCGACAAGACCGGCGGCGCGGCGTCGGGCCTGTACAGCGACCGCTTCAATACCGACCTCGGCGAGGTCGGCGTGCTGTTCAACGTGGGCTACGGCCGCTCCAGCTATCGCCAGGACGGCATCCTGACCGGCCCATTCGTCGCGGTGCCGGACGGCATCATCGCTGGTGCGCCGAGCAATGCGCAGATTCCCTCCGGCTTCCAGATCTACGACGACGGCGGCGACCGCAAGCGCCTGGGCACTGCGGCCGCGCTGCAGTGGAAGCCGTCCGATACGGTGCTGGTCACCGGCCAGCTCCTGCGTACGACCTACGACTTCTACCGGCAGGGCAAGTACTTCTACCAGGCCAACCGGCGCGAGGCGGCCTCGCCGTTGGCGGGCGCGGACTTCACCTTCGACAAGAACGGCTACGCCACCTCCGGCGCGCTGGACAACCAGATGTTCGAGTCGGCGCGCTACGACCAGGACCTCACCTCGACCAATAGCAACTACAGCGTCAACCTGCGCTGGAATCCCAGCGAGAAGCTGGCGGTGACGTTCGACGCGCAATACCTCACCTCGACCTATGATGCCGATCGCAACGGCTTCGTCGTCTCGCTCTACGACCGCGCCTCGGAGGACAGCAGCACGGCGCTCAACCGCTCGATCGCCGACTTCGACCTGCGTGGCGGCAACCCGCGCTTCAACGTGCGCGATCCGGCGTTGCTGAGCGATCCCAACAACTATGCCGCCAGCTATATCGCCGATGCGCTGACCCGCAACGACGCCGACCAGCTGGCGCTGCAATCGGACCTGGAATACTTCACCGAAGGCGGTTTCTTCACCAAGCTCAGCGCCGGCGTGCGCTACGCCGACAGCAGCATCGACCTGCGCGGCACCTGGAACGCCGCCTGCCTGGGCGTGGACGGGCCCGATCCCGATTGCGCCACGCGCCTGGTCTATCCGTCGGTCTCGGCGCATCCGGAAATGGTGCGCAACGGGCCGTCGCCCGACTTCTTCGACGGCAAGACCCTGACCGGCGGCGTGTTGTATCCGGAGTTCGCCCGCGGCAGCGGCCTGTTCGACCGCACCACGCGCACCGAAGCGATGTTCGGCTTCGCGCCGCAGACCGCGTTCAAGCCGAGCGATCTCAACCACCAGACCGAAAAGACCTGGGCCGGCTATGTCACCGCCGACTACGACACCGATCTGGCCGGGCTGCGCCTGGACGGTAACGTCGGCGTGCGCCTGCTCAAGACCACCACCGGCTCGGACGGCGCGGTGTTCGTGGACGGTGGCGGCAGTACCCCGTTGTCGGTCGAGCGCACCTACAACGATGTGCTGCCGAGCTTCAACCTGCGCGCGCACCTGAGCGACACCCTGCAGGCGCGTCTGGCCTATTCGCAGTTGATCGCGCGGCCCAACTTCGACCAGATGTCGACCAATGTCTCGCTGGGTGCGTCGAACCAGTTGAATCCGGTCACCGGGCGGCCCGGCGGCTCCTCGGGCAATCCGTTCCTGCGTCCTGTGCAGTCGGACAACTACGATGCGACGCTGGAATGGTACTTCGCTCCTGCCGGCTCGCTCACCGCCGGCGTGTTCTACAAGAAGGTGGACGGGTTTCTTGCCAGCGGCACCGTGGTGCGCAACTACAACGGCCTGGATTACGACATCAGCACCTCGCTCAACACCGGCAATGGCACCATCCGCGGCGCCGAATTCGCCTACCAGCAGTTCTACGATTTCCTGCCCGGTTGGCTGAGCGGCCTGGGGTTCCAGTTCAACTACACCTACGTGGACAGCAGCGTGTCCAATCCCTTCGCCACCGCCGGGTCCGACATTCCGGCCATGGTGCCGCTGGAGAAGTTGTCCAAGCACAGCTACAACGCCGTGGCCCTGTACGAGAAGGGCCGCTACACCGCACGCCTGGCCTGGAGCTGGCGTGGCGAGTACCTGGACACCACCCAGGGCAGCGGCGCCAACGGCATTCCGCAGTACCAGAAACCCTACGCGTCACTGGATGCCTCGGTCAGCTACAACGTGAACGACCATGTCGCGCTGTCGTTCGATGCGGTGAACTTGAACAATCGCATGAACGAGGTCTACATTGGCACGGCAAGCGCGCCGTTGCGGTACGAACTCAACGACCGCCGCTATGGGTTCTCGGCACGGATCACGTACTGA